The following are from one region of the Salvelinus alpinus chromosome 16, SLU_Salpinus.1, whole genome shotgun sequence genome:
- the LOC139540844 gene encoding interleukin-6 receptor subunit beta-like isoform X2 yields MKNATYELFYSRSNSTESRTSLGSSRKSCICVQDNTVLNKVLLDIWVVAYMGNRSCQSRNTAVTLSERVKYEAPQRMSMARSSSNLTLSWDNTKDAIIEVKFRRLEETSGTWNTFKKEVKQAMVTLENLQNESVYQLQVRQMSKHVKHPLWSDWTPILDVPTEIPNPPEVNWTVEDFNNGTRLLKLTWGTPPYPVSMQVNYNLSLHIWPCLLKRKNFTNVTTTEISVYVTYSAVSGDIIAFNKVGKSSPTHILVPAKHLTFPSKSWPNDRLIPLNYTHGFMKSCLEWYKSTDGETRPEKVNRSKLNGTVKKKLKHVRKKMDDYVRYYYLVHKQTDGKPQSTEMCLMYKKEGAPSKAPDHFTAPILNVTTNSAMLHWKPIPVPDQRGFLTHYEVCYTRRSQKNESHIESECHNSFASKTEYLVQHLTPGSIYNIHLAGATAAGSGPTTTIQIVTKPLPQSIIGWIIAGIIVLIAILITVCLFIIKRHKKKIFPPIPRPVVVESVNYRARNQNMYEEEEVHELQLHDNCSQDPNPEEATVLEVSETYECEDTDEKCLGDSSTPVSDLLSPDYKGQVLRLETPDSSQGEIDCMVTMLMYRNGLVFDMKAYSTEDVGIPL; encoded by the exons ATGAAGAATGCAACCTATGAGCTTTTTTATAG CCGCTCCAATTCCACTGAAAGTAGAACATCATTGGGCAGTAGTAGGAAGAGCTGTATCTGTGTGCAAGACAATACAGTGCTCAACAAAGTGCTGCTGGATATATGGGTGGTCGCTTACATGGGCAACCGGAGCTGCCAGTCACGCAATACCGCTGTTACACTTTCTGAAAGAG TTAAGTATGAAGCTCCCCAACGTATGTCTATGGCAAGATCCTCGAGCAATCTTACCCTCAGCTGGGATAACACGAAAG ATGCTATCATAGAGGTCAAGTTCAGAAGACTAGAGGAAACCTCAGGGACATGG AATACATTTAAGAAAGAAGTCAAACAAG CCATGGTCACTCTGGAGAATCTCCAGAACGAATCTGTGTACCAACTACAGGTCAGACAAATGTCCAAGCATGTCAAACATCCCCTGTGGAGCGACTGGACTCCAATCCTGGACGTTCCCACTG AAATCCCAAATCCCCCAGAAGTTAACTGGACAGTAGAGGATTTTAACAATGGTACTCGACTACTCAAGCTGACTTGGGGT ACACCACCTTATCCAGTCTCTATGCAGGTGAATTAcaacctctctctccatatttgGCCTTGTCTACTAAAGCGAAAGAACTTCACCAATGTCACTACCACTGAGATCAGTGTTTATGTGACTTACTCTGCTGTCAGTGGTGACATTATTGCCTTTAATAAAGTGGGAAAGTCATCCCCGACACATATCCTTGTCCCAGCAAAACATCTTACATTTCCCAGCAAGT CTTGGCCTAATGACAGACTCATCCCACTCAATTATACGCATGGCTTTATGAAATCCTGCCTGGAGTGGTACAAGTCAACAGACGGAGAAACGCGACCAGAAAAAGTGAATAGATCAAAACTAAATGGAACCGTGAAGAAAAAACTAAAACATGTCAGAAAAA AGATGGACGACTATGTGCGTTACTATTACCTCGTTCACAAACAAACTGATGGAAAGCCACAATCAACAGAGATGTGTCTCATGTATAAAAAGGAGGGTG CACCCAGTAAGGCACCTGATCATTTCACTGCTCCTATTCTTAATGTTACAACCAATTCTGCAATGCTGCATTGGAAACCTATTCCTGTGCCAGACCAGCGAGGTTTCCTTACACACTATGAAGTCTGCTACACAAGGAGAAGCCAAAAAAATGAGTCACACATTGAATCTG AGTGTCACAACAGCTTTGCATCAAAAACAGAGTATCTTGTTCAACACCTGACACCTGGGTCCATCTACAACATCCATCTCGCTGGAGCAACAGCTGCAGGTTCAGGACCAACGACAACTATCCAAATCGTGACAAAGCCTCTACCCCAGTCCATTATTG GTTGGATCATAGCTGGCATAATTGTTTTAATTGCAATATTAATAACAGTATGCTTGTTCATCATCAAGAG ACATAAAAAAAAGATCTTCCCACCAATACCACGTCCTGTGGTCGTAGAGTCGGTGAATTATCGAGCGAGGAATCAG AACatgtatgaggaggaggaggtgcatGAGCTGCAGCTACATGACAACTGCAGCCAAGACCCCAACCCTGAGGAAGCCACTGTCCTGGAGGTGTCTGAGACATACGAGTGTGAAGACACGGACGAGAAGTGCCTGGGAGACTCCAGCACCCCAGTCAGTGACCTGCTGAGCCCTGATTACAAGGGCCAGGTGCTACGTCTAGAAACCCCTGATTCAAGCCAAGGAGAGATTGACTGTATGGTCACCATGTTGATGTACAGGAACGGTCTGGTCTTTGATATGAAAGCATACTCCACCGAGGATGTCGGGATCCCACTTTag
- the LOC139540844 gene encoding interleukin-6 receptor subunit beta-like isoform X3, producing MMEAKEHWFLQGFLVIAMVIAQGATIKCPSTPLCYKKTESATIYTCEWETPESMKNATYELFYSRSNSTESRTSLGSSRKSCICVQDNTVLNKVLLDIWVVAYMGNRSCQSRNTAVTLSERVKYEAPQRMSMARSSSNLTLSWDNTKDAIIEVKFRRLEETSGTWNTFKKEVKQAMVTLENLQNESVYQLQVRQMSKHVKHPLWSDWTPILDVPTEIPNPPEVNWTVEDFNNGTRLLKLTWGTPPYPVSMQVNYNLSLHIWPCLLKRKNFTNVTTTEISVYVTYSAVSGDIIAFNKVGKSSPTHILVPAKHLTFPSKSWPNDRLIPLNYTHGFMKSCLEWYKSTDGETRPEKVNRSKLNGTVKKKLKHVRKKMDDYVRYYYLVHKQTDGKPQSTEMCLMYKKEGAPSKAPDHFTAPILNVTTNSAMLHWKPIPVPDQRGFLTHYEVCYTRRSQKNESHIESECHNSFASKTEYLVQHLTPGSIYNIHLAGATAAGSGPTTTIQIVTKPLPQSIIDSRCLSELNNIKSNKYLLYLFQ from the exons ATGATGGAGGCAAAGGAACACTGGTTCTTGCAAGGATTTCTGGTTATTGCTATGGTAATAGCTCAAG GGGCAACTATTAAATGTCCTTCTACTCCTCTGTGCTACAAGAAAACTGAAAGTGCTACCATCTATACATGTGAATGGGAGACACCTGAGTCTATGAAGAATGCAACCTATGAGCTTTTTTATAG CCGCTCCAATTCCACTGAAAGTAGAACATCATTGGGCAGTAGTAGGAAGAGCTGTATCTGTGTGCAAGACAATACAGTGCTCAACAAAGTGCTGCTGGATATATGGGTGGTCGCTTACATGGGCAACCGGAGCTGCCAGTCACGCAATACCGCTGTTACACTTTCTGAAAGAG TTAAGTATGAAGCTCCCCAACGTATGTCTATGGCAAGATCCTCGAGCAATCTTACCCTCAGCTGGGATAACACGAAAG ATGCTATCATAGAGGTCAAGTTCAGAAGACTAGAGGAAACCTCAGGGACATGG AATACATTTAAGAAAGAAGTCAAACAAG CCATGGTCACTCTGGAGAATCTCCAGAACGAATCTGTGTACCAACTACAGGTCAGACAAATGTCCAAGCATGTCAAACATCCCCTGTGGAGCGACTGGACTCCAATCCTGGACGTTCCCACTG AAATCCCAAATCCCCCAGAAGTTAACTGGACAGTAGAGGATTTTAACAATGGTACTCGACTACTCAAGCTGACTTGGGGT ACACCACCTTATCCAGTCTCTATGCAGGTGAATTAcaacctctctctccatatttgGCCTTGTCTACTAAAGCGAAAGAACTTCACCAATGTCACTACCACTGAGATCAGTGTTTATGTGACTTACTCTGCTGTCAGTGGTGACATTATTGCCTTTAATAAAGTGGGAAAGTCATCCCCGACACATATCCTTGTCCCAGCAAAACATCTTACATTTCCCAGCAAGT CTTGGCCTAATGACAGACTCATCCCACTCAATTATACGCATGGCTTTATGAAATCCTGCCTGGAGTGGTACAAGTCAACAGACGGAGAAACGCGACCAGAAAAAGTGAATAGATCAAAACTAAATGGAACCGTGAAGAAAAAACTAAAACATGTCAGAAAAA AGATGGACGACTATGTGCGTTACTATTACCTCGTTCACAAACAAACTGATGGAAAGCCACAATCAACAGAGATGTGTCTCATGTATAAAAAGGAGGGTG CACCCAGTAAGGCACCTGATCATTTCACTGCTCCTATTCTTAATGTTACAACCAATTCTGCAATGCTGCATTGGAAACCTATTCCTGTGCCAGACCAGCGAGGTTTCCTTACACACTATGAAGTCTGCTACACAAGGAGAAGCCAAAAAAATGAGTCACACATTGAATCTG AGTGTCACAACAGCTTTGCATCAAAAACAGAGTATCTTGTTCAACACCTGACACCTGGGTCCATCTACAACATCCATCTCGCTGGAGCAACAGCTGCAGGTTCAGGACCAACGACAACTATCCAAATCGTGACAAAGCCTCTACCCCAGTCCATTATTG ACTCAAGATGCTTATCGGAACTCAACAACATAAAATCAAATAAATATCTCCTTTATCTTTTCCAATAA
- the LOC139540844 gene encoding interleukin-6 receptor subunit beta-like isoform X1 yields MMEAKEHWFLQGFLVIAMVIAQGATIKCPSTPLCYKKTESATIYTCEWETPESMKNATYELFYSRSNSTESRTSLGSSRKSCICVQDNTVLNKVLLDIWVVAYMGNRSCQSRNTAVTLSERVKYEAPQRMSMARSSSNLTLSWDNTKDAIIEVKFRRLEETSGTWNTFKKEVKQAMVTLENLQNESVYQLQVRQMSKHVKHPLWSDWTPILDVPTEIPNPPEVNWTVEDFNNGTRLLKLTWGTPPYPVSMQVNYNLSLHIWPCLLKRKNFTNVTTTEISVYVTYSAVSGDIIAFNKVGKSSPTHILVPAKHLTFPSKSWPNDRLIPLNYTHGFMKSCLEWYKSTDGETRPEKVNRSKLNGTVKKKLKHVRKKMDDYVRYYYLVHKQTDGKPQSTEMCLMYKKEGAPSKAPDHFTAPILNVTTNSAMLHWKPIPVPDQRGFLTHYEVCYTRRSQKNESHIESECHNSFASKTEYLVQHLTPGSIYNIHLAGATAAGSGPTTTIQIVTKPLPQSIIGWIIAGIIVLIAILITVCLFIIKRHKKKIFPPIPRPVVVESVNYRARNQNMYEEEEVHELQLHDNCSQDPNPEEATVLEVSETYECEDTDEKCLGDSSTPVSDLLSPDYKGQVLRLETPDSSQGEIDCMVTMLMYRNGLVFDMKAYSTEDVGIPL; encoded by the exons ATGATGGAGGCAAAGGAACACTGGTTCTTGCAAGGATTTCTGGTTATTGCTATGGTAATAGCTCAAG GGGCAACTATTAAATGTCCTTCTACTCCTCTGTGCTACAAGAAAACTGAAAGTGCTACCATCTATACATGTGAATGGGAGACACCTGAGTCTATGAAGAATGCAACCTATGAGCTTTTTTATAG CCGCTCCAATTCCACTGAAAGTAGAACATCATTGGGCAGTAGTAGGAAGAGCTGTATCTGTGTGCAAGACAATACAGTGCTCAACAAAGTGCTGCTGGATATATGGGTGGTCGCTTACATGGGCAACCGGAGCTGCCAGTCACGCAATACCGCTGTTACACTTTCTGAAAGAG TTAAGTATGAAGCTCCCCAACGTATGTCTATGGCAAGATCCTCGAGCAATCTTACCCTCAGCTGGGATAACACGAAAG ATGCTATCATAGAGGTCAAGTTCAGAAGACTAGAGGAAACCTCAGGGACATGG AATACATTTAAGAAAGAAGTCAAACAAG CCATGGTCACTCTGGAGAATCTCCAGAACGAATCTGTGTACCAACTACAGGTCAGACAAATGTCCAAGCATGTCAAACATCCCCTGTGGAGCGACTGGACTCCAATCCTGGACGTTCCCACTG AAATCCCAAATCCCCCAGAAGTTAACTGGACAGTAGAGGATTTTAACAATGGTACTCGACTACTCAAGCTGACTTGGGGT ACACCACCTTATCCAGTCTCTATGCAGGTGAATTAcaacctctctctccatatttgGCCTTGTCTACTAAAGCGAAAGAACTTCACCAATGTCACTACCACTGAGATCAGTGTTTATGTGACTTACTCTGCTGTCAGTGGTGACATTATTGCCTTTAATAAAGTGGGAAAGTCATCCCCGACACATATCCTTGTCCCAGCAAAACATCTTACATTTCCCAGCAAGT CTTGGCCTAATGACAGACTCATCCCACTCAATTATACGCATGGCTTTATGAAATCCTGCCTGGAGTGGTACAAGTCAACAGACGGAGAAACGCGACCAGAAAAAGTGAATAGATCAAAACTAAATGGAACCGTGAAGAAAAAACTAAAACATGTCAGAAAAA AGATGGACGACTATGTGCGTTACTATTACCTCGTTCACAAACAAACTGATGGAAAGCCACAATCAACAGAGATGTGTCTCATGTATAAAAAGGAGGGTG CACCCAGTAAGGCACCTGATCATTTCACTGCTCCTATTCTTAATGTTACAACCAATTCTGCAATGCTGCATTGGAAACCTATTCCTGTGCCAGACCAGCGAGGTTTCCTTACACACTATGAAGTCTGCTACACAAGGAGAAGCCAAAAAAATGAGTCACACATTGAATCTG AGTGTCACAACAGCTTTGCATCAAAAACAGAGTATCTTGTTCAACACCTGACACCTGGGTCCATCTACAACATCCATCTCGCTGGAGCAACAGCTGCAGGTTCAGGACCAACGACAACTATCCAAATCGTGACAAAGCCTCTACCCCAGTCCATTATTG GTTGGATCATAGCTGGCATAATTGTTTTAATTGCAATATTAATAACAGTATGCTTGTTCATCATCAAGAG ACATAAAAAAAAGATCTTCCCACCAATACCACGTCCTGTGGTCGTAGAGTCGGTGAATTATCGAGCGAGGAATCAG AACatgtatgaggaggaggaggtgcatGAGCTGCAGCTACATGACAACTGCAGCCAAGACCCCAACCCTGAGGAAGCCACTGTCCTGGAGGTGTCTGAGACATACGAGTGTGAAGACACGGACGAGAAGTGCCTGGGAGACTCCAGCACCCCAGTCAGTGACCTGCTGAGCCCTGATTACAAGGGCCAGGTGCTACGTCTAGAAACCCCTGATTCAAGCCAAGGAGAGATTGACTGTATGGTCACCATGTTGATGTACAGGAACGGTCTGGTCTTTGATATGAAAGCATACTCCACCGAGGATGTCGGGATCCCACTTTag